The following proteins are encoded in a genomic region of Catellatospora sp. TT07R-123:
- a CDS encoding phytoene/squalene synthase family protein, with product MTATAVTAAAVPGALAGAYARCRDLHRRHGRSYYLATRLLPAWKRPHVHALYGFARHADDIVDDLGDGTGDGTGGDLAEGTGPMSTAERARRLRDFADRFDAGLRGEPVDDPILPAVLHTAAVFELDPADFAAFFDSMAMDLTIGRYADYAALLSYMEGSAAVIGTLMLPVLGPADPGAAREPARQLGLAFQLTNFLRDVAEDLARGRIYLPQEDLARFGVGEADLCEAAARRRAGAPVRALIGYGVERARAHYAAAAPGLDLLPGASRTCVRAAYAVYGAILDEIERADHDVFVRRAVVPAHRRATLLARTLLARTLLP from the coding sequence ATGACGGCGACGGCGGTGACGGCTGCCGCCGTACCCGGGGCGCTCGCCGGGGCGTACGCCCGCTGCCGCGATCTGCACCGCCGCCACGGCCGCAGCTACTACCTGGCCACCCGGCTGCTGCCGGCCTGGAAGCGCCCGCACGTGCACGCTCTCTACGGCTTCGCCCGCCACGCCGACGACATCGTCGACGACCTCGGCGACGGCACCGGCGACGGCACCGGTGGTGACCTCGCTGAAGGCACCGGGCCGATGTCCACCGCCGAGCGGGCCCGCCGCCTGCGCGACTTCGCCGACCGGTTCGACGCCGGGCTGCGCGGCGAACCCGTCGACGACCCGATCCTGCCCGCGGTGCTGCACACGGCCGCCGTGTTCGAGCTCGACCCGGCCGACTTCGCGGCGTTCTTCGACAGCATGGCGATGGATCTGACCATCGGGCGGTATGCCGACTACGCGGCGCTGCTGTCGTACATGGAGGGTTCGGCGGCGGTGATCGGGACGCTGATGCTGCCGGTGCTCGGCCCCGCCGACCCGGGTGCGGCCCGCGAGCCGGCCCGACAGCTGGGGCTGGCGTTCCAGCTCACCAACTTTCTGCGCGACGTCGCCGAGGACCTGGCTCGCGGCCGGATCTACCTGCCACAGGAGGATCTGGCCCGGTTCGGGGTGGGCGAGGCGGACCTCTGCGAGGCGGCGGCCCGGCGGCGGGCCGGTGCGCCCGTCAGGGCATTGATCGGGTACGGGGTCGAGCGCGCCCGCGCCCACTACGCCGCCGCCGCACCGGGCCTGGACCTGCTCCCCGGGGCGTCCCGCACCTGCGTGCGCGCCGCGTACGCCGTCTACGGCGCGATCCTCGACGAGATCGAGCGCGCCGACCACGACGTCTTCGTCCGCCGCGCCGTCGTCCCCGCCCACCGCCGCGCCACCCTCCTAGCCCGAACCCTCCTAGCCCGAACCCTCCTCCCCTGA
- a CDS encoding ThuA domain-containing protein, giving the protein MLTYRPPGWRRLLSVLATAALVVAGTAYSATPASAAPDFTVLIFSKTAGFRHDSIPAGITAIQQLGTANNFAVEATEDAAQFNDANLARFKAVIWLSTTGDVLDATQQAAFERYIRAGGGYVGVHAASDTEYTWPWYGNLVGAYFSNHPAPANATVKVADHVHPSTVSLPEKWNRFDEWYSYQTNVRGKAHVLATLDETTYAGGSMGIDHPIAWCQNYDGGRAWYTGGGHTIESYSEANFRAHLLGGIRTAAGAVTADCGATVSSNFSQVTLAKGAAETGEPMGLTVLPNRGVLHTSREGVVRYTDVDGNTKVALTLPVYSHDEEGMQSIKADPAFATNRWVYVYYAPPLSTPAGDAPSTGTAADFAPWNGVNRLARFTVRADYTIDPASQVTVLDVPTSRGLCCHVGGDMDFDAAGNLYLSTGDDSNPFDSAGFAPLDERPDRNPAYDAQRTAANSNDLRGKVLRIKPSAAGGYTIPAGNMFAPGTAKTRPEVYAMGFRNPFRMSVDKGTGIVYLGDYGPDAGTADPNRGPAAQVEISRITGPGFYGWPYCSSFGDAYNEWVFPNGPSLGKYNCAGGPTNNSPNNTGLTTLPPLTPAWVPYNGGSPADMGGGGMAPMGGPVYRYDPNNTSPVAFPAYYNGTYFHGEFGARWIKNFVIGADGKYLKINPFPWTGTQVMDMEFGPDGALYVLDYGTGWFGGDANSALYRIEYARLGRPPVAVATPSRTSGSAPLTVNFSSAGTYDPDGDPFTYAWDFDTNGTVDSTAANPSFTYTTNGQRTATLTVKDGTGKTGNASVIITVGNNAPTVTLTLPANGQVFSFGDLVNYQVTVTDPEDGTIDCNRVKVSYILGHDTHGHPITSKNGCTGSIQTTQDGEHDTAANIFGVFDAEYTDNGANGQPALTTHATNVAQPRTRQAEHFGASQGVQLSAGAGANGGAAVGYIENGDWISFTPYNLTGVTTVSARVASAGVGGTIEFHTGSATGPLAGTVTVAPTGGWTTWVTVNGTITPSTTSGQLYLVFKGAAGSLFDIDEFTFGPGGTTPPDPGGDLARNRPAFASSTENAGTPASAAVDGSGTTRWASAFADPQWIYVDLGSTKTINQVKLTWEAAYGSAYQVQTSNDAATWTTIKSVTGGDGGVDDLTGLSGSGRYVRINGTTRATAWGYSLWSFEVYGGGSTPPTSTNVALNKPVTVSSAENAGTPGSAAVDGATTGGRWSSAFSDPQWLQIDLGSTMPISRVRLFWEAAYGSAYQVQTSNDGTTWTTIKSVTGGDGGTDDLTGLSGSGRYVRINGTTRATAWGYSLFEVEVYSP; this is encoded by the coding sequence ATGCTCACCTACCGTCCTCCGGGATGGCGCCGGCTCCTCAGCGTCCTCGCGACCGCCGCACTGGTGGTGGCGGGCACCGCGTACTCGGCCACTCCGGCCAGCGCGGCACCCGACTTCACCGTCCTGATCTTCTCCAAGACCGCCGGGTTCCGGCACGACTCCATCCCCGCCGGCATCACGGCGATCCAGCAGCTCGGCACCGCGAACAACTTCGCCGTCGAGGCGACCGAGGACGCGGCCCAGTTCAACGACGCGAACCTGGCCCGGTTCAAGGCCGTGATCTGGCTGTCCACCACCGGTGACGTGCTCGACGCCACGCAGCAGGCGGCGTTCGAGCGCTACATCCGGGCCGGTGGCGGCTACGTCGGCGTGCACGCCGCGTCCGACACCGAGTACACCTGGCCCTGGTACGGCAACCTGGTCGGCGCGTATTTCAGCAACCACCCCGCCCCGGCCAACGCCACCGTGAAGGTGGCCGACCACGTCCACCCGTCGACGGTGAGCCTGCCGGAGAAGTGGAACCGGTTCGACGAGTGGTACTCGTACCAGACCAACGTGCGGGGCAAGGCGCACGTGCTGGCGACCCTCGACGAGACCACCTACGCGGGCGGCTCGATGGGCATCGACCACCCGATCGCCTGGTGCCAGAACTACGACGGCGGCCGGGCCTGGTACACCGGCGGCGGCCACACCATCGAGAGCTACAGCGAGGCGAACTTCCGGGCGCACCTGCTCGGCGGCATCCGCACCGCGGCCGGGGCGGTGACCGCCGACTGCGGCGCCACCGTCAGCAGCAACTTCTCGCAGGTGACCCTGGCCAAGGGCGCGGCCGAGACCGGCGAGCCGATGGGCCTGACCGTGCTGCCCAACCGGGGTGTGCTGCACACCTCGCGCGAGGGCGTGGTCCGCTACACCGACGTCGACGGCAACACCAAGGTCGCGCTGACGCTGCCGGTGTACAGCCACGACGAGGAGGGGATGCAGAGCATCAAGGCAGACCCCGCCTTCGCCACCAACCGCTGGGTGTACGTCTACTACGCCCCGCCGCTGTCCACCCCGGCCGGTGACGCGCCCTCGACCGGCACCGCGGCCGACTTCGCACCGTGGAACGGGGTGAACCGGCTGGCCCGGTTCACGGTCCGGGCCGACTACACGATCGATCCGGCCTCGCAGGTGACCGTGCTGGACGTGCCGACCAGCCGGGGCCTGTGCTGCCACGTCGGCGGCGACATGGACTTCGACGCCGCGGGCAACCTGTACCTGTCCACCGGTGACGACTCGAACCCGTTCGACTCGGCGGGCTTCGCGCCGCTGGACGAGCGGCCGGACCGCAACCCGGCCTACGACGCGCAGCGGACCGCGGCCAACAGCAACGACCTGCGCGGCAAGGTGCTGCGCATCAAGCCGAGCGCCGCGGGCGGCTACACCATCCCGGCCGGCAACATGTTCGCGCCGGGCACCGCGAAGACCCGTCCCGAGGTCTACGCGATGGGCTTCCGCAACCCGTTCCGGATGAGCGTGGACAAGGGCACCGGCATCGTCTACCTCGGCGACTACGGGCCGGACGCGGGCACGGCCGACCCGAACCGGGGCCCGGCCGCGCAGGTGGAGATCTCCCGGATCACCGGTCCGGGGTTCTACGGCTGGCCGTACTGCTCCAGCTTCGGTGACGCGTACAACGAGTGGGTGTTCCCGAACGGGCCGTCGCTGGGCAAGTACAACTGCGCGGGCGGGCCGACCAACAACTCGCCCAACAACACCGGCCTCACCACGCTGCCCCCGCTGACCCCGGCCTGGGTGCCGTACAACGGCGGCAGCCCGGCCGACATGGGCGGCGGCGGCATGGCGCCGATGGGCGGGCCGGTCTACCGGTACGACCCGAACAACACCTCCCCGGTGGCGTTCCCGGCGTACTACAACGGCACCTACTTCCACGGTGAGTTCGGCGCTCGCTGGATCAAGAACTTCGTGATCGGCGCCGACGGCAAGTACCTGAAGATCAACCCGTTCCCGTGGACCGGCACCCAGGTCATGGACATGGAGTTCGGCCCCGACGGCGCGCTCTACGTGCTGGACTACGGCACCGGCTGGTTCGGCGGCGACGCCAACTCGGCGCTCTACCGCATCGAGTACGCGCGCCTGGGCCGCCCGCCGGTGGCCGTGGCGACGCCGAGCCGGACCTCCGGCAGCGCCCCGCTGACGGTCAACTTCTCCTCGGCGGGCACCTACGACCCCGACGGCGATCCGTTCACCTACGCCTGGGACTTCGACACCAACGGCACGGTGGACTCGACCGCGGCCAACCCGAGTTTCACGTACACCACCAACGGCCAGCGCACCGCGACGCTGACGGTGAAGGACGGCACGGGCAAGACCGGCAACGCCAGCGTCATCATCACCGTCGGCAACAACGCGCCGACCGTGACGCTGACCCTGCCCGCCAACGGCCAGGTGTTCAGCTTCGGCGACCTGGTGAACTACCAGGTGACCGTCACCGATCCCGAGGACGGGACCATCGACTGCAACCGGGTCAAGGTCAGCTACATCCTCGGCCACGACACCCACGGACACCCCATCACCAGCAAGAACGGGTGTACGGGGTCGATCCAGACCACGCAGGACGGTGAGCACGACACCGCGGCCAACATCTTCGGGGTGTTCGACGCGGAGTACACCGACAACGGCGCCAACGGCCAGCCCGCGCTGACCACGCACGCCACCAACGTCGCCCAGCCGCGCACGCGGCAGGCCGAGCACTTCGGCGCCAGCCAGGGCGTGCAGCTCAGCGCCGGTGCCGGGGCCAACGGCGGGGCGGCGGTCGGATACATCGAGAACGGGGACTGGATCTCGTTCACGCCGTACAACCTGACCGGGGTCACCACGGTCTCGGCCCGGGTCGCCTCGGCCGGGGTCGGCGGCACCATCGAGTTCCACACCGGCTCGGCCACCGGCCCGCTGGCCGGCACGGTCACGGTCGCGCCGACCGGCGGCTGGACCACCTGGGTCACCGTCAACGGCACGATCACCCCGTCCACCACCTCGGGCCAGCTCTACCTGGTGTTCAAGGGGGCCGCGGGCTCGCTGTTCGACATCGACGAGTTCACCTTCGGGCCGGGCGGCACCACCCCGCCGGACCCGGGCGGCGACCTCGCCCGCAACCGCCCCGCCTTCGCCTCCAGCACCGAGAACGCGGGCACGCCCGCCTCGGCGGCGGTCGACGGCTCCGGCACGACCCGCTGGGCCAGTGCCTTCGCCGACCCCCAGTGGATCTACGTGGACCTGGGCTCGACCAAGACCATCAACCAGGTCAAGCTGACCTGGGAGGCGGCGTACGGTTCGGCGTACCAGGTGCAGACGTCCAACGACGCCGCCACCTGGACCACGATCAAGTCGGTGACCGGCGGTGACGGCGGGGTCGACGACCTCACCGGCCTGTCCGGCTCCGGCCGGTACGTCCGGATCAACGGCACCACCCGGGCCACGGCCTGGGGCTACTCACTGTGGTCGTTCGAGGTCTACGGCGGCGGCTCCACCCCGCCCACCTCGACGAACGTGGCACTGAACAAGCCGGTCACGGTGTCCAGCGCCGAGAACGCCGGCACGCCCGGCAGCGCGGCGGTCGACGGCGCCACCACCGGCGGCCGCTGGTCGAGCGCGTTCAGCGACCCGCAGTGGCTCCAGATCGACCTGGGTTCGACCATGCCGATCAGCCGGGTACGGCTGTTCTGGGAGGCGGCGTACGGCTCGGCGTACCAGGTGCAGACGTCCAACGACGGCACCACCTGGACCACGATCAAGTCGGTGACCGGCGGCGACGGCGGCACCGACGACCTGACCGGCCTGTCCGGCTCCGGCCGGTACGTCCGCATCAACGGCACCACCCGCGCCACCGCCTGGGGCTACAGCCTCTTCGAGGTGGAGGTCTACTCCCCGTAA
- a CDS encoding sugar phosphate isomerase/epimerase, translated as MPRPITLFTGQWADLPFEEVCRLASEWGYDGLEIACWGDHFEVDKALSDETYVQRKRDQLDKYGLSVYAISNHLAGQAVCDNPIDERHKGILPARIWGDGSPEGVRQRAAQEMADTARAAAKLGVNTVVGFTGSPIWHYVAMFPPVPASMVDAGYAEFADRWNPILDVYDSVGVRFAHEVHPSEIAYDYHTTKRTLEAIGHRPAFGLNWDPSHMVWQGCDPVGFILDFADRIYHVDCKDTKVRMGDGRRGILSSHLPWADLRRGWDFVSTGHGDVPWEDCFRALNSIGYDGPISIEWEDAGMDRLVGAPQALGFVRNLLFDPPTASFDAAFSSE; from the coding sequence ATGCCACGACCCATCACCCTGTTCACCGGCCAGTGGGCGGACCTGCCGTTCGAGGAGGTCTGCCGACTGGCGTCGGAGTGGGGTTACGACGGACTGGAGATCGCCTGCTGGGGCGACCACTTCGAGGTCGACAAGGCCCTGTCCGACGAGACCTACGTCCAGCGCAAGCGCGACCAGCTCGACAAGTACGGCCTGAGCGTCTACGCGATCTCCAACCACCTCGCGGGCCAGGCGGTCTGCGACAACCCGATCGACGAGCGGCACAAGGGCATCCTGCCCGCGCGGATCTGGGGCGACGGCTCGCCGGAGGGCGTCCGGCAGCGCGCCGCCCAGGAGATGGCCGACACGGCCCGCGCCGCGGCCAAGCTCGGCGTGAACACGGTGGTGGGCTTCACCGGTTCCCCGATCTGGCACTACGTGGCGATGTTCCCTCCGGTCCCGGCGTCCATGGTGGACGCGGGCTACGCGGAGTTCGCCGACCGCTGGAACCCCATCCTCGACGTGTACGACTCCGTCGGCGTGCGCTTCGCGCACGAGGTGCACCCCAGCGAGATCGCCTACGACTACCACACCACCAAGCGCACCCTGGAGGCCATCGGCCACCGTCCCGCGTTCGGGCTGAACTGGGACCCCTCGCACATGGTGTGGCAGGGCTGCGACCCGGTCGGGTTCATCCTCGACTTCGCCGACCGGATCTACCACGTGGACTGCAAGGACACCAAGGTGCGCATGGGCGACGGCCGCCGCGGCATCCTGTCCTCGCACCTGCCCTGGGCCGACCTGCGCCGGGGCTGGGACTTCGTCTCCACCGGCCACGGCGACGTGCCGTGGGAGGACTGCTTCCGCGCGCTGAACTCGATCGGCTACGACGGCCCCATCTCGATCGAATGGGAGGACGCCGGCATGGACCGGCTCGTCGGGGCGCCGCAGGCGCTCGGCTTCGTACGCAATCTGCTCTTCGATCCGCCCACCGCCTCCTTCGACGCGGCTTTCAGCTCCGAATGA
- a CDS encoding Gfo/Idh/MocA family protein → MSTSDRELRIGMVGYAFMGAAHSQAWRTVNRVFDLPLRVRMAAVCGRDQEKVAEAAARLGWDEHVTDWRELIARDDIDVIDVCTPGDSHAEIAIAALAAGKHVLCEKPLANTVAEARAMVAAAEAARAQGVRTICGFNYRRVPAVTLMRQMVEAGRLGTIRHVRAAYLQDWIIDPQFPLVWRLQRERAGSGALGDIGAHIIDLTQFVTGQQVTGVSAVTETFITERPLPGEASGLAGTSTGGALGKVTVDDAAIFTARLSGGAIATYEASRFATGRKNALRVEINGSRGSLVFDLERLNELEFYDGDRPAAEQGFNRILVTEPEHPYLSAWWPPGHIIGYEHSFTHQMRDFVQAIADGTDPAPSFTDALGVQLVLDAVQRSADAGSSWTPVEPLGA, encoded by the coding sequence GTGTCCACTTCAGACAGAGAACTGCGGATCGGCATGGTCGGTTACGCCTTCATGGGCGCCGCGCACTCACAGGCGTGGCGCACCGTGAACCGCGTCTTCGACCTGCCGCTGCGGGTCCGGATGGCGGCGGTGTGCGGCCGCGACCAGGAGAAGGTCGCCGAAGCCGCCGCCCGCCTGGGCTGGGACGAGCACGTCACCGACTGGCGCGAGCTGATCGCGCGGGACGACATCGACGTGATCGACGTCTGCACCCCGGGCGACAGCCACGCCGAGATCGCGATCGCCGCCCTCGCCGCCGGTAAGCACGTGCTGTGCGAGAAGCCTCTCGCCAACACGGTGGCCGAGGCGCGGGCGATGGTCGCGGCCGCGGAAGCGGCGCGGGCGCAGGGCGTACGCACCATCTGCGGGTTCAACTACCGCCGGGTTCCGGCGGTCACGCTGATGCGGCAGATGGTCGAGGCCGGACGGCTCGGCACGATCCGGCACGTACGCGCCGCCTACCTTCAGGACTGGATCATCGATCCGCAGTTCCCGCTGGTGTGGCGGTTGCAGCGGGAGCGGGCCGGGTCGGGTGCGCTGGGCGACATCGGTGCGCACATCATCGACCTCACCCAGTTCGTCACGGGTCAGCAGGTCACCGGGGTCAGTGCGGTGACCGAGACCTTCATCACCGAGCGGCCGCTGCCGGGAGAGGCCAGCGGGCTGGCCGGCACCTCGACCGGCGGCGCGCTCGGGAAGGTGACCGTCGACGACGCCGCGATCTTCACCGCGCGGCTGTCGGGCGGGGCCATCGCGACGTACGAGGCGAGCCGCTTCGCGACCGGGCGCAAGAACGCGCTGCGGGTCGAGATCAACGGCTCGCGGGGGTCGCTGGTGTTCGACCTGGAACGGCTCAACGAGCTGGAGTTCTACGACGGCGACCGGCCCGCGGCCGAGCAGGGTTTCAACCGCATCCTGGTCACCGAACCGGAGCACCCGTACCTGTCGGCGTGGTGGCCGCCCGGCCACATCATCGGGTACGAGCACAGCTTCACCCACCAGATGCGCGACTTCGTCCAGGCCATCGCCGACGGCACCGACCCGGCCCCGTCGTTCACCGACGCGCTGGGCGTGCAGCTGGTGCTGGACGCGGTGCAGCGCTCCGCCGACGCGGGTTCCTCCTGGACCCCGGTGGAACCGCTCGGCGCATAG
- a CDS encoding substrate-binding domain-containing protein codes for MTKQNPDVSRRRLFLGAGAVGAGALLAACTSNEAPPSAAQTKGADTANPNAAAGKAVTIGFSAPAADHGWIAAITNNAKAQAKAYSDVTFKQVEAGKDAAAQRAALDTLIAEKPDVIVLLPHDGKELNAFGLKAMEAGIPVVNLDRAFPDALAYRLQIKGDNYGMGVAAGHYIGKALKAKGVASPIIGEIAGMDELELTQERSHGFAAALKTYGFTVANRRAARFTADSGQAEAANMLQALPKIDAIWNHDDDQGIGVLAATKAANRSEFFMVGGAGSLKAIQDIAADNTVLKATVTYSPSMASSAISLARLLGQGRGMADLVELAVPKEIILASETITKENASSYLKLGF; via the coding sequence ATGACCAAGCAGAATCCCGACGTGTCCCGCCGCCGCCTGTTCCTCGGCGCGGGCGCGGTCGGCGCCGGTGCCCTTCTCGCGGCCTGCACCAGCAACGAGGCCCCGCCCTCGGCGGCGCAGACCAAGGGCGCCGACACCGCCAACCCCAACGCCGCCGCCGGCAAGGCCGTGACCATCGGTTTCTCCGCCCCGGCCGCCGACCACGGCTGGATCGCCGCGATCACCAACAACGCCAAGGCGCAGGCCAAGGCGTACTCGGACGTGACGTTCAAGCAGGTCGAGGCGGGTAAGGACGCGGCCGCCCAGCGCGCCGCGCTCGACACCCTGATCGCCGAGAAGCCCGACGTGATCGTGCTGCTGCCGCACGACGGCAAGGAGCTCAACGCGTTCGGTCTCAAGGCCATGGAGGCGGGCATCCCGGTCGTCAACCTGGACCGCGCCTTCCCGGACGCGCTGGCGTACCGGCTCCAGATCAAGGGCGACAACTACGGCATGGGCGTCGCCGCCGGCCACTACATCGGCAAGGCGCTCAAGGCCAAGGGCGTGGCCAGCCCCATCATCGGCGAGATCGCCGGCATGGACGAGCTGGAGCTGACCCAGGAGCGCAGCCACGGCTTCGCGGCGGCGCTGAAGACCTACGGCTTCACCGTCGCCAACCGGCGCGCGGCCCGGTTCACCGCCGACTCCGGCCAGGCCGAGGCGGCGAACATGCTGCAGGCGCTGCCGAAGATCGACGCGATCTGGAACCACGACGACGACCAGGGCATCGGTGTGCTGGCCGCGACCAAGGCGGCCAACCGCAGCGAGTTCTTCATGGTCGGCGGCGCCGGCTCGCTGAAGGCGATCCAGGACATCGCCGCCGACAACACCGTGCTCAAGGCGACGGTCACCTACAGCCCGTCCATGGCGTCGTCGGCGATCTCGCTGGCCCGCCTGCTGGGCCAGGGCCGCGGCATGGCCGACCTGGTCGAGCTCGCGGTGCCGAAGGAGATCATCCTTGCCTCGGAGACGATCACCAAGGAGAACGCGAGCTCGTACCTCAAGCTCGGCTTCTGA
- a CDS encoding ABC transporter permease has product MSWWRDEAREPLRRNLGLVGVLLALFAIGAFIRPELYGDPKWVVNNLLVIMTQAAAVGVVAIGMTFVIIGGGIDLSVGALIALCGVWATTYATQSYGTLGMIFTALAVGIGAGAVNGLLVAYGKLVPFIATLAMLVAARGLAANISGKQTQISNDVFINSIATTRILGIPMLVIILLLVAALGWVLLNRTTFGRRTVAVGGNPEAARLAGINVRRHTLALYALSGLCAGIAAIMLTSLATSAQAAAADLYELDAIAAAIIGGTLLSGGRGTIVGSLLGVIVFSTITNLFAIANLPTEVQNMVKGAIIVTAVLIQQLRFASVTQFARRHGLTRAGAPPEAAVATPAP; this is encoded by the coding sequence GTGAGCTGGTGGAGAGATGAGGCCCGGGAGCCGCTGCGGCGCAACCTCGGGCTGGTCGGAGTGCTGCTGGCGCTGTTCGCCATCGGCGCGTTCATCCGGCCTGAGCTGTACGGCGACCCCAAGTGGGTCGTCAACAACCTACTTGTGATCATGACTCAGGCCGCGGCCGTCGGCGTGGTGGCCATCGGCATGACGTTCGTGATCATCGGGGGCGGCATCGACCTGTCCGTGGGTGCGCTGATCGCCCTGTGCGGGGTGTGGGCCACGACCTACGCGACGCAGAGCTACGGCACCCTCGGCATGATCTTCACGGCGCTGGCCGTCGGGATCGGCGCGGGCGCGGTCAACGGCCTGCTCGTGGCGTACGGCAAACTCGTGCCCTTCATCGCCACCCTGGCCATGCTGGTCGCCGCCCGGGGCCTGGCCGCGAACATCTCCGGCAAGCAGACGCAGATCTCCAACGACGTCTTCATCAACAGCATCGCGACCACCCGCATCCTGGGCATCCCGATGCTGGTCATCATCCTGCTGCTGGTGGCGGCCCTGGGCTGGGTGCTGCTCAACCGCACCACCTTCGGCCGGCGCACCGTGGCCGTCGGCGGCAACCCCGAGGCGGCGCGCCTGGCCGGCATCAACGTCCGCCGGCACACCCTGGCCCTGTACGCGCTGTCCGGCCTGTGCGCCGGCATCGCCGCCATCATGCTCACCTCGCTCGCCACCTCGGCCCAGGCGGCAGCCGCCGACCTGTACGAGCTCGACGCGATCGCCGCGGCCATCATCGGCGGCACCCTGCTCTCCGGCGGGCGCGGCACCATCGTCGGCTCGCTGCTCGGCGTGATCGTGTTCTCCACGATCACCAACCTGTTCGCCATCGCGAACCTGCCCACCGAGGTCCAGAACATGGTCAAGGGCGCGATCATCGTGACCGCCGTCCTGATCCAGCAGTTGCGGTTCGCCTCCGTCACCCAGTTCGCCCGCAGACACGGCTTGACCCGTGCGGGCGCGCCGCCCGAGGCGGCCGTGGCAACACCCGCTCCATAG
- a CDS encoding sugar ABC transporter ATP-binding protein: MSELLMDAPAAGAQASGEVVLRLSGVVKTFPGVRALDGVELEVRAGEVHCLLGQNGAGKSTLIKVLAGVHRPDEGQVEWLGEPVSFGSPQAAMKAGIATIYQELDLVDYLSVAENVYLGHEPRNFGFVQKATAARQTRELLERLGHGEIPAHRLVHSLPAAGKQIVSMARALSHEAKLIIMDEPSAVLAHDEVGNLFRIIRELTAQGIAVVYISHRLEEIREIGDRVTVLKDGRTSAVNLPARSTPTRDLVSRMTGRSIEYVFPPRAQQVPGEKLLEVRGLGRAGEFAEIDLDVHAGEIVGIAGLVGSGRSELLETVFGARTPDAGSVVVDGRRLPPGNVAAAVRAGLGMAPEERKSQALLLGEPIYRNMTLTTFSGFATVGFTDAGREQAEAMKIADLLELRPRDVRRAVRTLSGGNQQKVVVGRWLLGGTRLLLLDEPTRGVDVGARAELYQVIRRLADQGVGVLLVSSEVPEVLGLSDRVLVMREGRVVHTAPAEGLAEEDVLDLVMAGSLTATDERAEELS, translated from the coding sequence ATGAGCGAGTTGCTGATGGACGCCCCGGCCGCGGGCGCGCAGGCGTCCGGCGAGGTCGTGCTGCGGCTGTCCGGTGTGGTCAAGACCTTCCCCGGCGTACGGGCCCTGGACGGTGTCGAGCTGGAGGTGCGCGCCGGCGAGGTGCACTGCCTGCTGGGGCAGAACGGTGCGGGCAAGTCCACCCTGATCAAGGTGCTGGCCGGGGTGCACCGCCCCGACGAGGGCCAGGTCGAGTGGCTGGGCGAGCCGGTGTCGTTCGGCAGCCCGCAGGCCGCCATGAAGGCCGGCATCGCCACCATCTACCAGGAGCTCGACCTCGTCGACTACCTGTCGGTGGCCGAGAACGTCTACCTCGGACACGAGCCGCGCAACTTCGGCTTCGTGCAGAAGGCAACGGCGGCCCGGCAGACCCGGGAGCTGCTGGAACGGCTCGGGCACGGGGAGATCCCGGCGCACCGGCTGGTCCACTCGCTGCCCGCCGCGGGCAAGCAGATCGTCAGCATGGCCCGCGCCCTGTCGCACGAGGCCAAGCTGATCATCATGGACGAGCCGAGCGCGGTGCTGGCCCACGACGAGGTCGGCAACCTGTTCCGGATCATCCGCGAGCTGACCGCGCAGGGCATCGCCGTGGTCTACATCTCGCACCGGCTGGAGGAGATCCGCGAGATCGGCGACCGGGTCACCGTGCTCAAGGACGGGCGCACCTCCGCGGTGAACCTGCCCGCCCGCAGCACCCCGACCCGCGACCTGGTCAGCCGGATGACCGGCCGCTCCATCGAATACGTCTTCCCGCCCCGCGCCCAGCAGGTGCCCGGCGAGAAGCTGCTGGAGGTGCGCGGTCTGGGCCGTGCGGGCGAGTTCGCCGAGATCGATCTCGACGTGCACGCCGGGGAGATCGTGGGCATCGCGGGCCTGGTCGGCTCGGGACGCTCGGAACTGCTGGAGACGGTGTTCGGGGCGCGTACGCCCGATGCCGGATCGGTGGTCGTGGACGGCCGCCGGCTGCCGCCCGGCAACGTGGCCGCGGCGGTGCGGGCCGGTCTGGGCATGGCGCCCGAGGAGCGCAAGAGCCAGGCGCTGCTGCTGGGCGAGCCGATCTACCGCAACATGACGCTGACGACGTTCAGCGGGTTCGCCACGGTCGGGTTCACCGACGCCGGGCGCGAGCAGGCCGAGGCGATGAAGATCGCCGACCTGCTGGAGCTGCGCCCGCGCGACGTGCGCCGGGCCGTGCGCACCCTGTCCGGCGGCAACCAGCAGAAGGTGGTGGTCGGGCGCTGGCTGCTCGGCGGCACCCGGCTGCTGCTGCTGGACGAGCCGACCCGGGGCGTCGACGTGGGCGCGCGGGCGGAGCTGTACCAGGTGATCCGGCGGCTGGCCGACCAGGGTGTCGGCGTGCTGCTGGTCTCCAGCGAGGTGCCCGAGGTGCTCGGGTTGTCCGACCGGGTGCTGGTGATGCGGGAGGGCCGGGTCGTGCACACGGCTCCCGCCGAGGGCCTGGCTGAGGAAGACGTTCTCGATCTCGTGATGGCGGGCTCGCTCACCGCCACCGACGAACGCGCTGAGGAGCTGTCGTGA